One genomic region from Thermodesulfovibrionales bacterium encodes:
- a CDS encoding TPM domain-containing protein, with translation MKHGLKAERFFTAEEKKRIRETTRDVESRTIGEIAVMVVESSDHYFEAEIVGAILLSSLLSLAVTVSYFHSSVWFYVPLNFLFFFPARLLFQKVHSLKVAFTGLHRREHAVRLRAVRAFYEKGLYKTRKNTGILFFISLFERKVRVLADSGIHEKIGQETLDRLAKTVSQGIRDGRASDALCEAIKAAGALLEKHFPLTPGDTNELSDAVMTE, from the coding sequence ATGAAACACGGGTTAAAGGCAGAAAGGTTTTTTACTGCGGAAGAAAAAAAACGGATTAGAGAGACGACCCGCGATGTCGAATCCCGGACGATCGGAGAGATAGCCGTCATGGTCGTTGAAAGCAGCGACCACTATTTTGAGGCGGAGATTGTGGGCGCGATACTCCTTTCGAGCCTTCTGTCTCTCGCGGTGACTGTGTCATATTTCCATTCGTCGGTCTGGTTCTATGTACCCCTGAACTTTCTGTTCTTTTTCCCGGCACGCCTTCTCTTTCAGAAAGTGCATTCGCTAAAAGTGGCATTCACGGGCTTGCACAGGAGGGAACATGCCGTGCGGCTCAGGGCGGTCCGGGCGTTCTATGAAAAGGGGCTTTACAAGACGAGAAAAAATACCGGCATCCTCTTTTTCATTTCCCTCTTCGAAAGAAAGGTGAGGGTTCTTGCCGACAGCGGAATCCATGAGAAGATCGGTCAGGAGACACTCGACAGATTGGCGAAGACGGTCTCTCAGGGCATACGGGACGGTCGGGCCTCTGACGCCCTCTGCGAAGCGATTAAGGCTGCGGGTGCGCTGCTCGAAAAGCATTTCCCGCTCACGCCCGGAGACACGAACGAACTCTCAGACGCCGTAATGACCGAATGA
- a CDS encoding TPM domain-containing protein — protein sequence MMKRFLFLVILAFLLCPISANAFDLPKLEGHVNDYASMISPQARAELERELKAFEQTDSTQIVILTVPSLDGYPIEEFGIKVAEAWKIGQKGKDNGVIFIAAKQDRKVRIEVGRGLEGKLTDLMAGRIIDLVVKPRFKRGDFDGGFLAGVSALIDATRGEFKAEGEHRATRHEGSSRFATFLIFGGILLLILGSISRILGGVAGAVGLPAIVALSGISSGLVILIILAVLGFGAGLILPLLFSAGRSSRGGGFGPGGGFFGTGGGGGDFGGGGFSGGGGDFGGGGASGDW from the coding sequence ATGATGAAGAGGTTTCTCTTCCTCGTCATTCTTGCTTTCCTGCTCTGCCCCATTTCCGCTAATGCCTTCGATCTGCCGAAACTCGAGGGCCATGTCAATGATTACGCCAGCATGATATCTCCTCAGGCGAGGGCCGAACTCGAGCGGGAACTGAAGGCCTTTGAACAGACTGACTCGACGCAGATAGTAATTCTGACTGTTCCCTCACTCGATGGATATCCGATCGAAGAATTCGGAATCAAGGTAGCAGAGGCCTGGAAGATAGGGCAGAAGGGCAAAGACAACGGCGTAATCTTCATCGCAGCGAAACAGGATAGAAAGGTGAGAATAGAGGTGGGTCGGGGCCTCGAAGGGAAGCTCACGGACCTCATGGCAGGCAGGATTATCGACCTTGTGGTAAAACCGCGGTTTAAAAGAGGCGATTTTGACGGAGGGTTTCTTGCGGGTGTCTCCGCGCTCATCGATGCTACACGCGGGGAGTTCAAGGCCGAAGGAGAGCACCGCGCCACGAGACATGAAGGTTCTTCGCGTTTCGCCACCTTCCTCATTTTTGGCGGAATCCTTCTCCTCATCCTCGGAAGCATCTCGCGCATCCTGGGCGGAGTAGCAGGCGCGGTGGGACTGCCCGCGATCGTTGCCCTATCCGGAATTTCTTCCGGTCTCGTGATCCTCATTATTCTTGCCGTTCTCGGATTCGGCGCGGGGCTCATACTCCCCCTCCTCTTTTCTGCCGGAAGGTCTTCCCGGGGAGGTGGGTTCGGACCCGGCGGAGGGTTTTTCGGAACGGGAGGGGGAGGCGGCGATTTCGGCGGGGGAGGCTTCAGCGGAGGCGGTGGTGATTTCGGCGGAGGAGGGGCGTCAGGAGACTGGTGA
- a CDS encoding YajQ family cyclic di-GMP-binding protein: MAEEHTFDIVCSIDLQEVSNAVNQAMKEIGQRFDFKGSKSNIELDKGKGLITLASDDEPKLRSVIDILQSKLVKRGISLKALSYGKVEEAAGSTVRQVITLQQGIPQDKAKEIVKMIKDRKLKVNAEIQKDQVRVKGKNIDDLQALIAMLKEKDFGIHLQFTNYR; the protein is encoded by the coding sequence ATGGCTGAAGAACACACCTTTGACATTGTCTGTAGCATCGATCTCCAGGAAGTATCGAATGCCGTAAATCAGGCGATGAAGGAGATAGGCCAGAGGTTCGACTTTAAAGGGAGTAAGAGCAACATCGAACTCGACAAGGGCAAGGGACTCATCACCCTCGCGTCGGATGACGAGCCGAAATTGCGGAGCGTCATCGATATCCTCCAGTCAAAACTCGTAAAGCGAGGGATTTCGCTGAAGGCCCTCTCTTACGGAAAAGTGGAGGAGGCAGCGGGGAGCACCGTCAGACAGGTCATAACGCTCCAGCAGGGAATCCCTCAGGATAAGGCCAAGGAAATCGTGAAAATGATAAAGGATAGGAAGCTGAAGGTGAATGCAGAGATACAAAAGGACCAGGTACGGGTGAAGGGAAAAAATATCGACGATCTGCAGGCCCTCATCGCCATGCTCAAAGAAAAGGACTTCGGGATCCATCTCCAGTTCACGAATTATCGATGA
- a CDS encoding phosphate-starvation-inducible PsiE family protein: MTHEKKELTDILRKILLKLDMLFHVIAAVLLLIACTFIFYYAVLNILSPTRDSIIHLVNDVLLALIILELLWTVIRWLKKQKFILGPFFAIGIIAALRRILLVEAQTSYLEHVPYEKLYEIGLSAVIIIILMIAYYISIKADKLEQQD, translated from the coding sequence ATGACACACGAAAAAAAGGAACTGACCGACATATTACGGAAGATACTTCTCAAGCTCGATATGCTCTTCCACGTCATCGCAGCCGTGCTGCTGCTCATCGCATGCACGTTCATCTTCTATTATGCCGTTCTCAATATTCTGAGTCCCACCCGCGACTCGATCATACACCTCGTCAACGATGTGCTCCTGGCACTCATCATCCTCGAGCTCCTCTGGACCGTAATCAGGTGGCTGAAGAAACAGAAATTCATCCTCGGTCCCTTCTTCGCGATCGGCATCATCGCGGCATTGAGGAGGATACTCCTCGTAGAGGCCCAGACGTCGTATCTGGAACACGTGCCCTACGAAAAGCTCTATGAGATCGGACTCAGCGCTGTCATCATCATCATCCTCATGATAGCTTATTACATCTCTATCAAGGCGGATAAATTAGAGCAGCAGGACTGA